In Alphaproteobacteria bacterium, a single window of DNA contains:
- the greA gene encoding transcription elongation factor GreA: protein MQKYPMTTSGYDDMQEELRLLKSVERPAVIKAIAVAREHGDLSENAEYHAARERQSFIEGRIAEIEDKISRAEVIDVSKLSGKRVQFGATVTIADEDTDEETTYQIVGEHEADVTKGRLSIAAPIARALIGKSVGESVEVVTPRGQKDYEIIKVQFK, encoded by the coding sequence ATACAGAAATACCCGATGACCACTTCCGGCTACGATGACATGCAGGAAGAACTGCGCTTGCTAAAATCCGTCGAGCGGCCCGCCGTGATCAAGGCGATTGCCGTCGCGCGCGAGCATGGCGACCTGTCGGAAAACGCCGAATATCACGCCGCTCGGGAACGCCAGAGCTTCATCGAGGGCCGGATCGCGGAGATCGAGGACAAGATCAGCCGCGCCGAAGTCATCGATGTCAGCAAGCTGAGCGGGAAAAGGGTCCAGTTCGGCGCCACGGTCACGATTGCCGATGAAGATACCGACGAGGAAACGACCTATCAGATCGTCGGCGAACACGAAGCCGACGTCACCAAGGGCCGCCTGTCCATCGCCGCCCCCATCGCCCGTGCGCTGATCGGCAAGAGCGTTGGCGAATCGGTCGAGGTCGTCACCCCGCGCGGCCAGAAGGACTACGAAATCATCAAGGTACAGTTCAAGTAG